The following are from one region of the Anomaloglossus baeobatrachus isolate aAnoBae1 chromosome 1, aAnoBae1.hap1, whole genome shotgun sequence genome:
- the LOC142298994 gene encoding D-dopachrome decarboxylase-A-like, whose protein sequence is MPFLDFDTNLPSIPGEFTDKLCAAAAAILGKPKERVNATVRSGLSMVIGGSSAPCAQLVISSIGVVGTAEQNKEHSAKFFDFLTTELNLGKDRVLLRFHPLEPWQIGKNGTVMTFL, encoded by the exons ATGCCTTTCTTGGATTTTGACACTAACCTGCCCAGTATACCCGGGGAGTTTACTGACAAGCTGTGTGCGGCAGCGGCAGCAATCCTGGGCAAACCCAAGGAG AGAGTAAATGCAACTGTGAGAAGCGGCTTGTCAATGGTGATCGGTGGCTCATCAGCCCCTTGTGCTCAGCTGGTAATCTCTTCCATCGGAGTTGTGGGCACTGCGGAGCAGAACAAGGAGCACAGTGCTAAATTCTTTGACTTTTTAACAACAGAACTAAACTTGGGAAAAGATAG GGTTTTACTACGCTTTCACCCTCTGGAGCCTTGGCAAATAGGAAAAAATGGAACAGTTATGACCTTTTTGTGA